The following proteins are encoded in a genomic region of Alnus glutinosa chromosome 8, dhAlnGlut1.1, whole genome shotgun sequence:
- the LOC133876076 gene encoding uncharacterized protein LOC133876076: protein MKKGFNDGCRPMIGLDACFLKGVYKGQLMEAIGRDANNNMYQISITVEEAETKDSWTWFLKALLADLGRSPHGWTFISDRQTDVCPNAEHRICVWHLYANFRIDGHPGVLLKDMLWRAASAYTQIEFYDVMEDIKGINVKTHEYLANVDPRTWCRGWFNTHAKCDLLHNNLSECFNSWIAKFRDKTILIMLEGIRGSLMRRYCKGRRFVVNLPSKTCWCRKWDVTSIPCGHAISSLWLGGGNPKDYLSPYFRKEMYLKAYTPIIYLVPSEEQWVRIDQPQIEPPKSRTTIGRPKKVRNRGQEETSNPYTVRRGVNKNQCGKCKKYGHNTRTCTLRKRHDEIRKRRRSFYREHAGNTDCNLDRLDGSSSASHVVYSTDQPPVPHLCIIPLHQYRVPHLWIFVYGKVIVHL from the exons ATGAAAAAAGGATTTAATGATGGATGTAGGCCTATGATAGGTCTTGATGCTTGCTTCTTAAAGGGGGTTTACAAGGGGCAGTTAATGGAAGCTATTGGAAGGGATGCCAATAATAACATGTATCAAATTTCTATAACGGTGGAAGAGGCAGAGACCAAGGATAGCTGGACTTGGTTTCTGAAGGCATTATTGGCAGACCTTGGCCGTAGTCCGCATGGATGGACCTTCATTTCAGATAGACAGACA GATGTGTGTCCTAATGCTGAGCATCGTATTTGTGTGTGGCACTTGTATGCCAATTTCAGAATCGATGGTCATCCGGGGGTGCTACTGAAGGACATGCTGTGGAGAGCTGCTTCAGCATACACACAGATTGAATTCTATGATGTAATGGAGGACATTAAGGGCATTAATGTCAAAACACACGAGTACCTTGCAAACGTTGACCCTAGAACTTGGTGTAGGGGATGGTTCAACACACATGCAAAGTGTGACCTCCTACATAACAATTTGTCTGAATGCTTCAATTCATGGATCGCCAAGTTCAGGGACAAGACCATCTTGATAATGTTGGAAGGAATTAGGGGCAGTTTAATGAGAAGGTACTGCAAGGGTAGAAGGTTTGTGGTCAATTTACCGTCGAAGACATGTTGGTGTAGAAAGTGGGATGTAACTAGTATCCCATGTGGGCATGCCATCTCATCATTATGGCTTGGTGGAGGCAACCCAAAGGACTACTTGAGTCCATACTTTCGCAAGGAGATGTACTTAAAGGCGTACACACCCATCATTTATCTTGTACCAAGTGAAGAACAATGGGTGAGGATAGATCAACCCCAAATTGAACCACCTAAGTCAAGGACAACCATAGGGAGACCAAAAAAAGTGAGGAATAGAGGACAAGAGGAGACATCAAATCCATACACAGTGAGAAGGGGTGTGAACAAGAATCAATGTGGGAAGTGCAAGAAATATGGTCACAATACACGAACATGCACTTTGAGGAAGAGGCATGATGAAATACGAAAACGTAGAAGATCTTTCTACAGAGAACATGCAGGAAATACTGACTGCAATCTTGATAGG TTGGATGGCTCCTCCAGTGCCTCACATGTGGTTTATTCTACTGACCAACCTCCAGTGCCCCACTTGTGTATCATCCCACTGCACCAATACAGAGTGCCCCATCTTTGG ATATTTGTGTATGGAAAAGTAATTGTGCATTTGTAG